In the genome of Gemmatimonadota bacterium, the window GCGGCAAGGCGCACGATCTGCTCCACCTGCTGGTCGAAGGTCAGGAGGGTGGTATCCACGGGGATCGCGTCAGGCGCTCGGCGGAGCGGACCCACCTCGCGCTCACTGTCGATCCGGTCCCGCTCGAGCAGGCGCCGCACTTCGGCAGCCAGCTCGTCGGGGCCGGGCGCCTCGACCCCCTGCTCTGCCAGCCGGCGGCGTGCGCGCGTCTCGGGTGAGGCGATGAGGAAGATCTTGAGCTCTGCATTGGGGAAGACGACCGTGCCCATGTCGCGGCCATCGGCCACCAGGTCCGTCCCACGGGCGGCTTCGCGCAGCCGCTCGAGCAGCCAGCCGCGCACGGCGGGGACGCGGGCCATGTG includes:
- the cmk gene encoding (d)CMP kinase — translated: MIIAIDGPAGSGKSSTARAVAERMDLRHLDSGAFYRALTHAALRAGVPPDRWPGLGHADLDALQVHGRPAERGFHLYAREQDITGALRSAEVNANVSHMARVPAVRGWLLERLREAARGTDLVADGRDMGTVVFPNAELKIFLIASPETRARRRLAEQGVEAPGPDELAAEVRRLLERDRIDSEREVGPLRRAPDAIPVDTTLLTFDQQVEQIVRLAAQRMGQDRDARAAGSE